The following are encoded together in the Proteiniphilum saccharofermentans genome:
- a CDS encoding cellulase family glycosylhydrolase, which produces MMDLIRQYFMGVSLLLAIFFYATACSGNDEPVAPEIIPAKSEMTFSKTGGTETLSVKSNVALEVKSNDESWCRVAPAFSASDAVYKYTVTVDANPDTDDRSTTITVKGGNITQTINVAQTAADGLMVTPTTFDDITGEGTQIEVRLTTNGAVTVTCNDSWITEISSRAAMTERTLTFNVAANYGDPRTGSITFTLGDLTETVTVNQLAGNIPNVGMESDALVLAAKMYAGWNIGNTLEAIGGETAWGNPKVTEDYIKKIKELGFNAIRIPCAWDQYIEDAETYKIKDSWLNRVNEAVGYCVTNGMYAIVNIHWDGGWLENNCTPDKQEENNKKQHALWTQIANKLKHYDEHLLFAGTNEPNVDNAQKMVVLKSYLQTFIDAVRATGGNNAVRNLIVQGPNTDIDITNNLFGDMPTDVVPNRLMLEVHYYNPWTFCGLTQDESWGRMAYFWGTHSVTGSDRNATSGDEAEMKSLFAKMKTKFVDKGIPVILGEYGAITMRTGLGEHQEAHNKSRNLYDETVTREAKNHGMVPFYWETGGVVNRNTGEIKDNYAMDGILKGAKEGKYPF; this is translated from the coding sequence ATGATGGATCTCATTAGGCAATATTTTATGGGAGTTTCTTTGCTCCTGGCGATTTTCTTTTACGCGACAGCCTGTTCCGGCAATGATGAGCCGGTAGCGCCGGAAATCATACCGGCCAAATCGGAGATGACTTTCTCCAAAACAGGAGGAACCGAGACACTGTCTGTAAAATCAAATGTAGCATTGGAGGTAAAAAGTAACGACGAAAGCTGGTGCCGGGTGGCACCGGCTTTTTCTGCTTCGGATGCCGTTTATAAATACACTGTTACGGTAGATGCCAATCCGGATACCGATGACCGTTCCACTACGATAACAGTAAAAGGGGGTAATATTACCCAAACCATAAACGTAGCTCAAACCGCTGCCGATGGATTGATGGTAACGCCAACTACATTCGATGATATAACCGGAGAGGGCACTCAGATTGAAGTCAGGTTGACGACAAATGGTGCGGTTACCGTCACCTGCAACGATAGCTGGATTACCGAAATAAGCAGTCGTGCCGCGATGACGGAACGAACCCTGACTTTTAACGTGGCAGCCAACTATGGCGATCCTCGCACGGGAAGTATCACCTTCACTTTGGGAGACCTTACGGAAACTGTAACCGTAAACCAGCTTGCAGGCAATATCCCGAACGTAGGAATGGAGAGCGACGCCCTGGTATTGGCGGCTAAAATGTATGCGGGCTGGAATATAGGAAATACACTCGAAGCCATTGGTGGCGAGACGGCCTGGGGTAATCCCAAAGTAACCGAAGACTATATAAAGAAAATAAAAGAACTCGGTTTTAATGCTATACGCATTCCGTGTGCATGGGACCAGTATATCGAAGATGCTGAAACGTATAAAATTAAGGATAGTTGGCTGAACCGCGTAAACGAGGCAGTGGGCTATTGTGTTACCAACGGTATGTATGCCATCGTTAATATCCATTGGGACGGAGGATGGTTGGAAAACAACTGTACGCCCGACAAGCAGGAGGAAAACAATAAGAAACAACATGCTTTATGGACGCAGATCGCCAATAAGCTCAAGCATTACGACGAACATCTGCTCTTTGCCGGCACCAACGAACCGAACGTGGATAACGCCCAGAAGATGGTCGTATTGAAATCATACCTGCAGACGTTCATCGATGCGGTGCGAGCCACAGGCGGAAACAATGCCGTACGCAACCTGATTGTACAAGGCCCTAATACCGATATCGACATAACCAATAATCTGTTTGGCGATATGCCGACGGATGTTGTGCCCAACCGGTTGATGCTCGAAGTGCATTATTACAATCCGTGGACATTCTGTGGTCTGACGCAGGATGAAAGCTGGGGTAGGATGGCTTACTTCTGGGGAACCCACTCTGTAACCGGATCGGATCGCAATGCCACTTCCGGTGACGAAGCAGAAATGAAATCATTGTTTGCCAAAATGAAGACGAAGTTCGTGGATAAAGGTATCCCTGTCATCCTGGGTGAGTATGGTGCTATCACGATGCGTACCGGATTGGGAGAACATCAGGAGGCACATAACAAGTCCCGCAATCTCTACGACGAAACCGTGACACGCGAAGCCAAGAATCACGGAATGGTTCCTTTCTATTGGGAGACAGGCGGAGTGGTAAATCGAAATACGGGTGAAATTAAAGACAATTACGCGATGGACGGCATTTTGAAAGGAGCAAAAGAGGGAAAATATCCTTTCTGA